CCTGGGACGGCTACGACGCCTCGCGACAGCGACTGATCAACGGCATGGAGACCTCGGGTGTCCGCAACCCGGTCGTCGTGACCGGGGACGTCCACGCCCACTGGGCCTCGGAGGTCTATCGCAACCAGGACGAGCCCGACTCCGGGACCGTCGCCTCCGAGTTCGTCACGAGCTCGATCACGACCGGGGGAGACGGGTACGACAAGGCGGACGGCCAGCACCCGTGGGCGGCGTACAACCCCAACCTGCAGTTCTGGACGAACCTCCGCGGCTACGTCAGCACGACGATCACACCCTCGGAGATGACGGTCGACTACCGCTGCGTCACCCAGGTCACCAGCCCGGGCTCGCCCGTCTTCACGCGGGCCCGCTTCGTCGTCGAGGACGCCGTGCGCGGGATGCAGCAGACCCTCGACGCCCCCCTCGTCGGCGCTGCGGGCGCCCGCCGTTCGGCCCCGTCGGACGAGCAGATCATCGAGGACACGTTGCGCGAGGAGACCGGCCGGCCCGGGGGCTAGCATGAGCCATGGCCGAGTACACCGTCAGCCGCAGCGTGGTCGTCGACGCCGACGCGAGCCGCTGTCATGCGCTCGTCGACGACTTCCACGCGTGGACCGCATGGTCCCCGTGGGAGGACGTCGACCCGGCCCTCGAGCGGACGTACTCCGGACCCGACGCGGGGGTCGGTGCCCGCTACGCGTGGTCGGGCAACCGCAAGGCGGGGCGCGGCTCGATGGAGATCGTGAGCTCCACGCCGGAGCGGATCGGCGTGCAGCTGGTCTTCGAGAAGCCGTGGAAGGCCACCAACCCGGTGGAGTTTCGCTTCACCCCGACC
This genomic interval from Nocardioides euryhalodurans contains the following:
- a CDS encoding SRPBCC family protein, coding for MAEYTVSRSVVVDADASRCHALVDDFHAWTAWSPWEDVDPALERTYSGPDAGVGARYAWSGNRKAGRGSMEIVSSTPERIGVQLVFEKPWKATNPVEFRFTPTGAGTRVTWTMTGDNKGVAAIFARVVNTDRLLGNDFDKGLARLKAVAEQA